In the Ursus arctos isolate Adak ecotype North America unplaced genomic scaffold, UrsArc2.0 scaffold_5, whole genome shotgun sequence genome, one interval contains:
- the LOC113261853 gene encoding olfactory receptor 14A2-like, translating to MTNHSAGMGFFLVAFSDTRELQVLYGFLFLLIYLVTLMGNLLIIVLITLDQCLHTPMYFFLKNLAVFDACLISITLPKFILNSLSHRNTISFSGCILQVLLVIHFAGSELFLLTAMSYDRYVAICHPLHYDVIMNRRVCVSMTAMSWFLGSIFGVLYSASTFSLSFCGSRKVPQFFCDVPSLLKISCSKSHVTIDISEAIGVMYALFSLLSIGFSYICIFNTVLRMPSLQGWSKAFSTCTPHLIVVTTFIVTGTIAYLKPVPDSPHLVDFLVSVFYSVLPPSLNPIIYSLRNKEIKAAVRRFLWKLSHYTFYGEKQ from the coding sequence ATGACCAACCACTCAGCAGGAATGGGATTCTTCCTCGTGGCATTCTCAGACACCAGAGAGCTGCAGGTTTTATATGGCtttctgtttttgcttatttACCTGGTGACTCTTATGGGGAATCTTCTCATTATTGTCCTGATCACTCTGGATCAGTGTcttcacacccccatgtacttctttctgAAGAACTTAGCAGTTTTTGATGCCTGCCTCATTTCCATCACACTTCCAAAATTTATCCTGAACTCTTTATCCCACAGAAACACCATTTCATTCTCAGGTTGCATATTACAGGTGTTGCTGGTGATCCACTTTGCTGGATCTGAGCTTTTCCTTCTAACTgccatgtcctatgaccgctatgtggccatctgtcacccacTGCATTATGATGTCATCATGAACAGGAGAGTCTGTGTGAGCATGACAGCTATGTCCTGGTTTCTTGGGAGTATCTTTGGAGTCTTATACTCAGCCAGCACGTTCTCTTTATCTTTCTGTGGCTCCAGAAAAGTTCCTCAGTTTTTCTGTGATGTCCCCTCCCTCCTGAAGATCTCTTGCTCAAAGTCTCATGTCACCATTGATATTAGTGAGGCTATTGGGGTTATGTATGCACTTTTTAGTTTGTTGTCCAttggattttcatatatttgcattttcaatACAGTGCTGAGAATGCCATCATTACAAGGGTGGTCAAAAGCCTTTTCCACTTGTACGCCCCATCTCATAGTTGTCACAACATTTATTGTGACAGGCACCATTGCCTATCTGAAGCCAGTCCCTGATTCCCCACATCTTGTGGATTTTTTGGTGTCTGTGTTCTATTCTGTGTTGCCTCCATCTTTGAACCCCATAATATACAGCCTAAGGAACAAGGAAATCAAGGCAGCTGTGAGGAGGTTTCTATGGAAACTAAGTCATTATACATTCTATGGGGAAAAGCAATAG
- the LOC113261854 gene encoding olfactory receptor 14A16-like yields the protein MHEKLINVTLITKFVLMGFPDDQVLQRLYAAFFSLVYLVALMGNILIITLTTIDQHLQTPMYFLLKNLSLIDICYISVTVPKSVMNSLTNSHSISFVGCASQVFLVVFFAGTEFALLLVMSYDRYVAICCPLHYEAIMNRDSCVQMVTASWFIGCVYGSIHVAGTFSVHFCGSNIVHQFFCDIPSLLTLACSGEQILEYVFINVSFCFVFVCFTFMVASYVYIVSTVLRIPSSQGRFKTFSTCMPHLTVVTLFLSSVYIAYLGLTSKSPSSLNIFMSVLYSLLPPSLNPVIYSLRNRDMKAALGKVFGEKMTPNI from the coding sequence atgcatgAGAAATTAATCAATGTGACCCTAATAACAAAATTTGTGCTCATGGGATTCCCTGATGATCAGGTGCTACAGAGGCTCTATGCTGCCTTCTTCTCCCTGGTTTACCTGGTGGCACTAATGGGAAACATCCTCATTATCACCCTTACCACCATTGACCAGCATCTCCAAACCCCCATGTACTTCCTCTTGAAAAATCTGTCTTTGATTGATATCTGTTACATCTCTGTCACTGTCCCCAAATCCGTCATGAACTCTCTGACCAACAGCCATTCCATCTCCTTCGTGGGATGTGCCTCACAAGTTTTCcttgttgttttctttgctggcACAGAGTTTGCCCTACTTCTGGTGATGTCCTATGACCGTTATGTTGCCATCTGCTGTCCTCTGCACTATGAGGCCATCATGAATAGAGATTCCTGTGTGCAGATGGTGACAGCATCATGGTTCATTGGGTGTGTCTATGGATCCATACATGTTGCAGGTACATTCTCTGTCCATTTCTGTGGTTCCAACATAGTGCATCAGTTTTTCTGTGACATTCCATCATTGCTCACACTGGCTTGTTCTGGAGAGCAAATTCTAGAATATGTGTTTATTaatgttagtttttgttttgtttttgtatgttttactTTCATGGTTGCTTCCTATGTTTATATTGTGTCCACTGTCCTAAGAATTCCTTCTTCACAAGGCAGGTTTAAAACCTTCTCCACCTGCATGCCCCATCTAACTGTGGTAACCCTGTTCCTCTCTTCTGTATATATTGCATATTTAGGTTTAACCTCAAAATCCCCATCGTCACTGAACATCTTTATGTCTGTGTTATATTCTTTATTACCTCCCAGCCTGAATCCTGTCATTTACAGCCTGAGAAACAGGGACATGAAAGCGGCCCTTGGAAAAGTTTTTGGTGAAAAAATGacaccaaatatataa